In the genome of Bdellovibrionales bacterium CG10_big_fil_rev_8_21_14_0_10_45_34, the window TTTTTAGGAAGACTTTCTGGCGTCGCAACTCTAACCAAAAGATTTGTAAAACAAGTTGAAGGAACGAAAACCAAAATACTTGATACGCGAAAGACGACCCCACTCTTAAGACCCTTCGAAAAAAAGGCAGTAAGAGATGGGGGCGGCACTAGTCATCGCGACAGTCTCAGCAGTGCTGTTTTAATTAAAGAAAATCATATTAGGGCCGCTGACGGTATAAACAACGCAGTTTTCTCTATAAGAAACAGCGGAGTTTCGTTTATCGAAGTTGAGGTAACTACGTACGACGAAGCCAAAGAGTGTATAGAGCTGGGTGTTCAGAGGATTCTACTTGATAACATGAGCATTGACGAAATGAATTCCATCGTTGCTATGACACCAGTGACTATAGAGACAGAAGCCAGCGGCAATATGACAATAGACCGGGTGAGAGAAGTCGCTCTGACGGGAGTGAGTTTTATCAGCGTTGGGGCCCTGACGCATTCGGCACAAGTGGCTGACCTATCACTTCTTTTTGACTGGCCGAACGCGTAGACATATCTTGTTTTTTGGTACCATTTCACTTGGTACTCACTGGGGAGGGCATGCCTTCGAAGACATTTAAAATAGGTGAATGCGCGCGTGGCTGGTCGGCATCTATTAACGTACCAGTTGTTTACTTTGACGAAGTTGATAGCACCAATTCTTGGGCAAAAGAAGTTGAACACTGGGAAAGCTTACCGGCTCTGGTGATCACAGAGTTTCAAACAAATGGTCGCGGGCGCAGTGGGCGTAGTTGGATTTCTCCAGCAAAGGGAACTTCTCTTCTTAGTACGTGGGTGTTTGAACTCGATCGTGCTCCGCAGCCAATTGCATCGCCACTCGTCGGTTTAGCATTATACCGGGCGGCTTTAACTACCTGGCCAAAATTGCCTTGGAGTCTCAAAGCCCCGAATGACCTCTATCTCGGTGAGAAGAAAATTGCAGGTGTTCTTGTTGAAGTCACAAATACATCTGATCGATGGATGCTCTATGTAGGCATCGGAATGAATGTCATCGAATCACCTGGGAGCAAAGTAGAAGGTAGCTCCACGTGCCTGTTAGAGTTTTTACCTCAGCCACTGACTCATGAAGCTTTTGAAAACTTCTTAACCTCACTCATAGTCGAGCTAGGTGAGGCACTCGGTAATTCTTTTGAGTCTGAAATGTCTAGTTCTTGCCGGACGGATTTGTTGGATGCCCTCAATAAACTGCCACTGCTTAGCGAGCCCTATCTCGAAATCCTCGGTGACGGCTCTTTGCGATCAGCAAGCGGCGTTCGAGGTTGGGAATCCTTGTAACACGCCGGAGGAATGCTGCGGACCACAGCGCTCCCTAGTCAACTCTTCAGAGTGCACCTTTACCTGCATTTTTCTGATTCGAAGAACGTAGCGAGCAAAGCAAAAAATAAAAGGCAATAGAACCTTAGTTTTCTTGCGCGATAAAACGTTTTCGAAGTGCCGTTACGACGGATTTGTGGGGATCTTGGTATCGTTTTATGAGTGCTTCTAAAGAACTTTGTGTTCTCTTAAAAAGTTCGTCCGCCCGCAAATCAGGAGAGTAGCGCACCGGTTCGCCAACTCGGCTTCTTAACTTAACAGGAAAGGGCAAAAGCCCCATACCAATTACCGGCGTCGCCTTTATCCCAAGCCTTTTTGACCACTGCTTTAAAACCCCGGCCTCATTGCGTGGGTTGAGGTAAGTTTGTTCAATGTTTTCGGTAAAAACTGGGATGATATCTACTTTCATTTCTTGCGCAATCTTTGCAAAACCATCCAAATCTTTCCACTGAGGTTTGTAACTTGCCGACTCACCACCATCAAAAAGTCTTATGTTACCCGGAACAATTCCCACAATATGGCCATCTGCCAGAAGTTTTTTTGCATTCTCTGCGTTAGCGCTCATAACTCTTAAATTCTCAGACAGCTCTTTAAAAAAGGGTGTGCTAATCAGCCAGCTATCTCCGAGGCCTCTTATCCAGCGCCCCGTCTTTCGGTAGAGTTCAAATGAAAAATACCAAGAATCAATGGGCAGCGGCCCATGATAGAAAACAATCAATGCCGGGCCGCTCAACGGAATCCTCTCGATCCCGTGCACTTCGTATCCGTTGTAAAGTCGAGAGAACGCATTCATGTATTTACTGAGTTTTTCTATTACAGACTGCTGCCTTGTATTGAGTCCACTTGACGGAGCGCCCTTCGGACGCTGGGTTTCGCGCTTCGCAGCCGCCTCAGAAGAAGTATCTTGCGCCGACACTGAGTTCGACGCCGGTGCTGTTTCACTACCAAAAGCTTTCCACGGTCTTGTCCCATGTGCATCGCGACTGACGGCTCGCCTGGCGGATGATTGCGAAGAAGCAGATTCTGCTTTAGGGGGTGACGATTTCTTTGGGTACATAGCTTTTTAACTCCTGAGAAATTTGAGGGCGAGATACTGCAAAATGACCTATCAGTTCAGCAACAAGACCGTCGAAGTCTTCTCTGTTCTTTCGAGCCACTCGTGATTTTGCGCCAAGATCCTTATCAAGAAAAATATTTTTGTATTCACTGGTTGATTTAATAATAGTCTCGAATCTTTGAAAGCGTGCTTGCGAATAGTATTTTTCGTAGTACCCAGCAGACTTTTCTCGAGCATCCCATTTATTCAGCAAAACACGCGCCGCTAAAGAGACAGAAAACTCATTTTCAATCTGTTCTTTTTCTTTTAGCGATATATTGGCGCCAATCTCAGAAAACCGATCCGCCATGACAGGAAGAATCAACAGATCAGACGCAACCATCACAGCTGTGTTAATCAAATTTAATGAAGGTGCCGTATCAACAAAAATAAACTCGTAATCGCTCTTAAGATTTTTCAAAAGTTCACGGATGGGTGCTGCCGGATTGCGATAATGCTCGCGAATCACCACATCGAGCATCGAGTTCACCGGAGTAGACGGTATGAGATCGAGCCCATCACACAACGAGATTCTGGCTTCTTCAAATGTAGCTCGACGTGAAAGCAAATCCATCAAAACTGGAGTGCTTTCGTTCATTTCGAATCCCTTATTTTCAAGCTCAAAAGTTGCCGTCAAGTTACCCTGTGGATCGGCATCAATGAGTAAAACTCTAAAGCCCATTTGAGAGATTCTTTGCGCTAAAAGATGGGTGAGTGTCGACTTTCCGACACCGCCCTTACACATCATCAACGAGACTATTTTTGCAGCAGCGATTTTGCTACCCATCAGAACGCCAGACTCCTCAACAAGCTCTCGCGTCTTTTGCCAATTAAATGGGCCTTCCCCAACGGATTTCCCAAGGCTTCTGGCCAATGCAATCTGATTCAACATACCGTTGAGCTCTGATTTTGAGATAGCCTTTGATTTTAGGAGGTTGGTTTGCGGCATAATCTGTCTCCCATCTCAAGTTATCTAACCCCATTCTCACTCTAAGATAAACACTTAATTTTACGTGACCCCTCTAAGATTCCTTCGCCTGGCTGTTGTCAGCTCTGAATGAAAGGCCTAATATGAGAGAAAAAACGAAGGTGGTTCAATATGGCCCTAGTACATACCCCAGACGGCGAGATCAGTAGCCCTTGCCCAAGTTTTGAGCTTCCTGATATCTACGGCAAAACAGTGAGCTTAAGTGACCTTCAGGCGCAAAATCCGCGCGGCTTACTTGTCATGTTCATCTGTAACCACTGTCCGTATGTTCAAGCCATCGAAGAGCGACTGATCAAATTGTCTCAGAACGCCATCGATCAAAAAATCAATGTCGTCGCCATTTGCTCAAATGATTGGCACCGCTATCCAGATGACTCACCCAAAATGCTGAGAAAGCGATCGGAGGAGATGAAGTTTCCGTTCATCTATTTGGTCGATGAAACGCAAAAAGTGGCCAAGCAATTCGGCGCTGTCTGCACTCCTGATTTGTATTTGTACGATGCCAACTTCAAACTCTACTACCGTGGACGCTTAGACGATTCGTGGAAAGACCCGTCTCAAGTTAAGACGCAAGATCTTTCAAATGCGATTCAAGATTTACTAGGCGGAAACCCACCGCCAGAAACCCAACATTCCTCTATGGGCTGTTCAATTAAATGGCGAGAGGGCGTCTAATTACCTGCCTCAAAAATAACTGCCAGAGCGGATTTTCTCTAAAATAATCTTCTCTGGCATGATGGGATCTTTGGGATCCACCATAAACAGCGACTGCTGTTCACAGCGACGTTTATTTTTCAAAAGCCAATGCAAAATATCAGACAGTTTTCTGTTTCTCTTATCTTTAAAAAATGGATCATTCTGTAGGGCATCCTTTGCCTTTTTCAGCGCTCGCCCCTCTGCAACGTCTGACTCCTTCACAGCGTAGTCGTGCAGATCGTACTTTTTAATGTCTTCTGGTAAAACTCCAAGAAATTTCACGTCAGGCGCACTAAAATCACTATTTCGAATTAAACTAGCTGCACTTCCGG includes:
- a CDS encoding thioredoxin family protein, which produces MALVHTPDGEISSPCPSFELPDIYGKTVSLSDLQAQNPRGLLVMFICNHCPYVQAIEERLIKLSQNAIDQKINVVAICSNDWHRYPDDSPKMLRKRSEEMKFPFIYLVDETQKVAKQFGAVCTPDLYLYDANFKLYYRGRLDDSWKDPSQVKTQDLSNAIQDLLGGNPPPETQHSSMGCSIKWREGV
- the nadC gene encoding nicotinate-nucleotide diphosphorylase (carboxylating), with translation MHNNALSRSELIKLALNEDMPSGDITTDGLGIASRRGFARLKAKQDLTLSGCDFFEDTLKTVDPALKIEWEFTDADQVLKNQNVALIEGNLITLLKAERVALNFLGRLSGVATLTKRFVKQVEGTKTKILDTRKTTPLLRPFEKKAVRDGGGTSHRDSLSSAVLIKENHIRAADGINNAVFSIRNSGVSFIEVEVTTYDEAKECIELGVQRILLDNMSIDEMNSIVAMTPVTIETEASGNMTIDRVREVALTGVSFISVGALTHSAQVADLSLLFDWPNA
- a CDS encoding biotin--[acetyl-CoA-carboxylase] ligase, whose protein sequence is MPSKTFKIGECARGWSASINVPVVYFDEVDSTNSWAKEVEHWESLPALVITEFQTNGRGRSGRSWISPAKGTSLLSTWVFELDRAPQPIASPLVGLALYRAALTTWPKLPWSLKAPNDLYLGEKKIAGVLVEVTNTSDRWMLYVGIGMNVIESPGSKVEGSSTCLLEFLPQPLTHEAFENFLTSLIVELGEALGNSFESEMSSSCRTDLLDALNKLPLLSEPYLEILGDGSLRSASGVRGWESL